The genomic region cctgcaatgcaggagacacaggagatgctggttcgattccctgcgtcgggaagatcccctggagtggggcatggcaatccactcctgtattcttgcctggagaatcccatggacagcggagcccaGCAGGTTATAGTCCGTAAGGCCGCAAAGAGTCCGTCATGACTGGTGACTGAACACTCTAGCCTTGAGCTCTGCCTTTGCACATATGTCTTCTGTAGTTGCCTGGAAACTTAGAGTCTGGTGAccactgatgatgatgatgatggtggtgataatcATAAATACTGGGTAAGCATTTTATGTGCTAGGAAATGGAGCCAGgttctttttaaacttatattATCATTAGTAAGACAATGTCTGATTCATTGCTTTCACTGCTTTCTTTGCCCTACCTAGCTCTTACCTCAGGACGGTTTGTTGGATGAGTAAAAGTAAAAATTTGGAGCAGAGAGAGACTGAAGGTGGTGTTGAATAGAGGTGTGTATATAATCTGGAAATGGTTTGGAATGAACAGGGTTAAGTGGATCGTCTGGATTGAACGTGCGTTTCGAGACCccatttgaaaatgattttgatCTATTACATTTAagtatatttattgattttgtttgctCTTTTCCTGCTTGTGTTTATAGTCGGGGAGGACCAGCTCTAGGTACTCAGAGATTCTTGGTTTCTTTCAGGTGAGTAAGCTTAAGGCTGTGTCAGGGGCAGCCCCAGgaaaagactgaaagtgaagaaggCACTAGAGGGGGCAATAATCTCAGGGAGAATGCTTTTGGGGTGATTTAGGGAGTGGGGACAGGAATGGGGGGACATGAGGTGGGAGAAGAGTGTCTTCTAGGCGCGGTCACGGCTTTGTTGACTGAGAATGTTTCATCGGGAGGGTGGGGTCTCAGAGCACCTATAAGGGCAGAGCAATGCTTTCTAGCAGACATCGTGTGAGAAATTGCTGGCAGGCTTTGGAGGGCGTGTTTGACTTCCTGTGGTGTCTTTGGTGTCCTAGGGtgaagagaaaagggagacacggcagttaaaaacatttttagaatttaatttttttttaatgagagcttttaaaatgttacaagTGAGACTCACCCCATGGgggaaaaatttaaatgaaaaaatatctacAGTAAGGAGATAAAGGATGCCCCAACCCCTGCTTCCACTCCTGATTCTGGTGAGCACTATCGTTACTAGTTTGCTGTATGGTTTTCCAAACCTTTTGTATATAAACgtaattgttgctgttgttgtttagtcgctgagtggcgtctctttgccaccccatggactgtagcccaccaggatcctctgtgggatttcccagacaagaatgctggagtgagttgccatttctttctccagggatcatcCCATTCTTGATCATGTAATATCATAATAATGCCACAATATCCATCAGTTTAACACTTAACAGTATACTTTTTATATGACATTTAATTATACCTAGACCAGGGAGGAATCTCATCATTTGACCCCGACACCGGTGTCATTGTCAGAGATCAGTGACCAGGTCGCCAACAGCCCCTCTCCCTCCATTTTGATAAGCAATGACATTCTATCATCAGAGGCTTTGGTGACCCGTCTTCTAGTATTAGGGGAATTGTGTTTTGCTTTTCCTGCTCTTCCTGTTTCCCCACTAGTTGACCTTGAGTAGGATGAGCTTGAGTAGGATGAGCTTGAGTAGGATGAGCTAATCCTGATCTTCATTTCATCTCTCTTGTCTCTTAACCCCTGCTTCATCCctagctggggcttccctgatggctcagacggtgaagaatccacctgcaatgcaggagacccaggctcgatccctgggtcaagaagatcccctggagaagaaaatgacaacccgctccaggattcttgcctggaaaaccccaaggacagaggagcctggggggctacagtccatggggccgcaaagagtcagacacgactgaatgactgacactTGCACTCTCATCCCTAGTTGATTCCACAGAGCGACTCTGATTTAAGGAGGGTCATTCTTTGACAACTTACTGGTTTTCTTCATCCTGCCCTTGAAATGATCACAGGGACACGGCTTCTTTGTCAGCCTGGGCGCTGTCATGAGTGTTCTTCTAGGGCCTCTCAGGAACCAATCTGAAATAAGGGGGTTGCTGCTTAGGAAAGTTCATATGTTTGAGGGCTAGGACTTGACTTGCCATCTTCCTTACCTCCCAGttgtttttcatatttcagtGGGAAAGGGTCAACACAGAACAGTTATATGAGTACCAGGGTCTCTAAGTTGTTTTGCTGACCTGTATGGACAAAAATGGGTTTTcccaatagctcagttggtagagaatccacctgcaatgcaggagaccctagttcaattcctgggtcgggaagatccactggagaagggataggctacccactcaagtattttggggcttcccttgtggttcagctggtaaacaatctgcctgcaaagcaggagacctgggtttgatccctgggttggggagatcccctggagaagggaaaggctacccactccagtattctggcctggggaattctctggactgtacagtccatggagtcgcaaagagccagacacgactgagcgtgttTCACTTTCATGGGCAAGAATTTGGTGGCAGGTTTGGAGGAAGCATCAGAGTGTCATTAGGGAGGCCAAAAAAATGAGCAATGAGTGGGAAGGAActtcgagagggaggggacataagtaTACATGTGACTGATGCAcgttgttgtgtggcagaaaccaacacaatatcgtAAAGCAATGGTCctccaattaaacataaatttaaaaaaatgaggaataAGAGGTGTCTGCCTTTCAGTGGCTGCTTTACTTCGACTAAGCCATTTTGCCCCTCTGATTTCAGTCTTGCCTGTGAGTAAAATAAGGCTGAGAATGGGGTCCAGGAAGGTCTTGGAAGGCAGCCCTGGGTTGTTGGGGAAACGGGTAAGGGAGAGGGGGCCAGCCAGACCTTCTGCCTGGACCCTGGACCCTGGAGGAGTCTGGCTCTTACATGAGACTCAGGAAGACATGAGTGGTGGGCTAGGGagagggcagggggtgagggcagCTCCGGTAATATCTGCTCTGCTCTCAGGGGGATTCAGGGGAGCAAATGGGGATCTCGGCGGTGCACTGTTGTTGTCGATACTGTGTTACTGACCTTGGCACTCACATTCTTGGCCTCCTTCTCGGAGCCACCTCCCAGAAGCCTGGCGTTGGTCCCTCTGGCCTCTGGCGACTCCTGTGGGAAGGAAGCTGGTCACTTCCAGGCACTGGAAAGGGAAGGCGCCAAGGCCCTTTTCCCTGTGCCTCTGGGTCAGCACAGCTCCATCGCGCTTCCTATTTACTGAGGGAGCTAGGGTACTTCAAGAGAGGGGTATCGCCAACGGATAAGGAATCAAAGTATAAAATCTGGCCTAGAGAAAAGCTTAGCTGGAGGTAGGCAGAGAAAGAATAGCTTCTGGATAGAAGAGAGGACAAAAGGTAGGGGTGTTGATCAAGACCTGACAACTTCCCCCATTAAAGCCCCTACCCTACACACGTTATTCTCctgacttaaaaaataagagcAAAGAGTAGATTATTCCATA from Muntiacus reevesi chromosome 2, mMunRee1.1, whole genome shotgun sequence harbors:
- the CXCL17 gene encoding C-X-C motif chemokine 17, producing the protein MKVLISSLLLLLPLMLMSAVSSSSHTGVARGQRDQRQASGRWLREGGQECECQDWFLRGPRRTLMTAPRLTKKPCPCDHFKGRMKKTRHQRHHRKSNTPSKACQQFLTRCLLESIALPL